A stretch of the Cheilinus undulatus linkage group 11, ASM1832078v1, whole genome shotgun sequence genome encodes the following:
- the LOC121517072 gene encoding tumor necrosis factor receptor superfamily member 14-like: MCPPGSGLTMKEPCTRTSDTVCKPVEGFYCVKLDKQSCIEARKHAVCERGQYIAQKGTSYTDTECSNCTAGTFSNGTMSSCQKHKQCGISLLLKPGTESEDAQCGHLHPAIVAVIV, translated from the exons ATGTGTCCGCCAG GTTCTGGACTGACGATGAAGGAGCCGTGTACCAGGACGTCAGACACGGTTTGTAAACCGGTCGAAGGATTTTACTGCGTAAAGTTGGACAAGCAAAGCTGCATCGAAGCACGGAAACACGCAGTCTGTGAACGAGGACAATACATCGCACAGAAAG gAACCTCCTACACTGACACCGAGTGCTCCAACTGCACTGCTGGAACGTTTTCAAACGGAACCATGTCTTCTTGCCAGAAACACAAGCA ATGTGgcatctctctgctgctgaaaccAGGAACAGAGTCAGAAGATGCCCAGTGCGGACATCTACACCCAGCCATAGTCGCAGTGATAGTC